The genomic stretch GGGTTGCGGCGCGCATATGAGGGAATTAAGAAGAATTAGATCTGGGATATTTACAGAGAAAAATTTAGTCACATTACAAGAGATTTCGGAAGCTCTTTATATGTGGAAAAACTGTAAAGATGAGAGTGATTTAAGAAAAATATTATTACCTATGGAATATGCTACTTGTGGTATGCCTAAAATACTAATTGATGACAATGCAGTAGATGCTATATCTTATGGTGCAATGCTTACAGCACCTGGAATAGTTGCTTATCAAAGTTTTAGGGTAAAGGATACTGTAGCTATATTGACACTAAAAGGAGAGCTAGTAGCTATAGGTGAAGCTGATGTGGATTCTCAAAAATTAGTAGATATGAAAAAAGGAGTCGTAGTTAAACCTAAAAGAGTTCTTATGCCCCGTGATATATACCCCAGATCGTGGAAGAAACATGGATGAATTTGTTGTTAATGATGTAGTAAATGGTATACCCTTATCATTGATAAGTAGTTATGGTGTTTTTTCTAAGAAGAACTTAGACCTTGGCACAAGAATACTACTAGAAAATATAGTCCTTCCAGAGGAAGGAGTTGTAGCTGATATTGGTTGTGGTTACGGACCAATAGGGATTTATATCGCCTTGAAGAATCCTAATCTCAAAGTTTATATGATAGATATTGATAAAAAGGCTGTTTATTTAGCTGAAAAAAATGTTAAGAGATATAAATTAGAAAATAGAGTAATAGTGATAAGAAATAATATATTAGAAAATCTTGATATACAATTAAAAGGAGCATACTCAAATCCTCCTCTTAAATCCGGTAAAGAATTCATTGAAAAGCTAGCTCAACAAAGTTATGAGAGACTTTTACATAATGGTATTTTAGAGGTAGTTGTGTACAAAGGAGAAAAGAATGTGCTAGATATATTTGGAAAGTATTTTAATGAAGTTAAAATAGTAAAAAGAGCAAAGGGTTACTCAATTATTTTAGCGGTTAAAAATTAATAGTATTAAATCATATAGTTAAATTGCCGGGGTGCCCGAGTGGTCCAAGGGGCTGGCCTTGAGAGCTTCAGGTTAGCCAGTGGGGATTTCCCCGCGCGGGTTCAAATCCCGCCCCCGGCGTTGGTCATATATTATTTAAAGATAACCTGTTAATAGTTAGTTATTGTATTAACTAGTAGTGAATTTTATTTGTAATTCCTTAATTCATAAAATCATGCTTCTATTTTTCGTTTACTTGTTTCGTTATGTTGGAGTTTGTTGAGTGCTTGTTA from Sulfolobus sp. S-194 encodes the following:
- a CDS encoding methyltransferase, yielding MDEFVVNDVVNGIPLSLISSYGVFSKKNLDLGTRILLENIVLPEEGVVADIGCGYGPIGIYIALKNPNLKVYMIDIDKKAVYLAEKNVKRYKLENRVIVIRNNILENLDIQLKGAYSNPPLKSGKEFIEKLAQQSYERLLHNGILEVVVYKGEKNVLDIFGKYFNEVKIVKRAKGYSIILAVKN
- a CDS encoding RNA-guided pseudouridylation complex pseudouridine synthase subunit Cbf5 — its product is MSYISSSGKEYVCLVQVHCDFNIGELKQIISKFIGTIYQKPPVRSSVKRRTRKKKIYDIEILDIDNRFVLLRISSDPGTYMRKLCHDFGVILGCGAHMRELRRIRSGIFTEKNLVTLQEISEALYMWKNCKDESDLRKILLPMEYATCGMPKILIDDNAVDAISYGAMLTAPGIVAYQSFRVKDTVAILTLKGELVAIGEADVDSQKLVDMKKGVVVKPKRVLMPRDIYPRSWKKHG